Genomic DNA from Setaria italica strain Yugu1 chromosome V, Setaria_italica_v2.0, whole genome shotgun sequence:
AAGGAGTTCCTCGCCTTCCACGGGAAGTTGCGCCGGCTTCCCTGGAAAGCTAGGCAATCGATGCCTCTCATTAATGAATAATCATTTAAATGAGGTCATGATCGACTGGGAACCATGACGCGCTGTGGCCCCCTGGCCCCGCGGTCGCATCGTCGCCGGTGAGCGagtaggcgatgaggcgtgaattgtcatttttggcaagaacaggtggcttcatgttgggctagtagacgaaCTTGCCTTGGGAAGTTGATGTGATTACAAGGCCCTACTgcagacctgataaaggagtctcctcatctGGGTCCAAGTAGTAGTCGATGTCCTCAATCATATCCGTATCAGACTGTGATCTGGATAGGGTAGCGTGATAACTAGTGGTCGTGTTGCGAAATCTGAACGGGAATCAACTTAGGTGGTAGTATGACTCACACAATGGCATATGTTCCGGCTCGTGAAAGTTAATCCGATTGGCAGAAAAAGTCGAGTTGAACTTGGACTTGTCTctccagcctctgactaggtcaaaaattgaaaatttgttgaaattctcgacgagatcctctAGAGCTTGGTGCTGGAGCTTCATAGTTTGCTGCTGCTTCTCTAGGGTCGACGCAATGTGGTGTTGGAAATTTCCAGTGCCGTCTACaatgcaaacctaggagccgaagacaAACATCACGCCTGCTTTGAACgcgatgattggcttgatgatgacttgtgccatcgagttcgccagtggattcttgACAAGAGCCTCCATCTGACGCGCCAGCTATTAgggtttaaacccggcaacctaccaagggggtgcccgaggtagcgttttggttagtgggccttgccgagatcaggaactcgaaggtagcACATGCCTGAGGAGACTTTGTCTGGTGGGTCCGCTTGTAAATGGTACTATATAGCAGAAATAGATGAATTCTTTGAAAGGTGTGTGTTGCTTGCGTTGTTTTTCCTTAGATATTTTAAATTTTACACTTATCCATCGATGTTgtgtttatttttatttgtgtTTGTTAGGCTTGGTGATAATTTCACGAAAATAGATTGGATTATTGCTGAACAAGGCGGTGATCACCATAGGTCTGGTCAATTGCCACAGAGGAGTGTGTCTGAACTTCGAGCTTTAGGTCCTTGGGAGGTCGAGGTAATTTAATGTTTCTATTTCCGGGTAGTTTCAGTATTGATGTATGCCGTAGTATTTTATTACAGTGTGTATCTATTTCTCTTGTAGGCTACCAATTTTCTGTGTACTGTGATAGTTGGGAGGATTAGCACTGCTCAGTCATGGTGGTTTTCGTCCTATGCTAGATGCCATAAGGCTTCCGCTCCGTATGGATCTGAGTACCACTGTAGCGGTGGTTGCACTTCTACTGCTGCTATTCCTAAGTACATTTTTTAGATGGCAATTGTTTTGTTACTATTGGTACTATTTATGTTTTTCGTATTTATGTATAATGCCATCTGATATGGGTGTCATCACTCCTTGTGGTTGCATCAATGACAGCATAAATGGAGTGGTGGGCTGTTCTCTCTATTCATGTGGGAGTGACAATTATATCTGCTCACCCTACTTTCCACTTTTAGCTGATCCTTCATGTTACAAATAACATCAGTGTACTTAATGCCCTTTAACTTTTGCATGAGTTTAATTTCATTAGTTGTAGATTGTCGCCAGGTATCACCGTGTTTACTACTTTACCATGTTCTACTTGCTGCAGATAGTAGATGACTTCGACTGGAAAATGGATGAATACGAGGTTTGTATTGGAGTTTGTTTTGCTCCGCTCCGATACACTAGTCACCCATAGAAGTACATCTGTGTTAGTCACCATAGAAGTACATCTGTGTTGAATGACTTGAATCATTGTGTTGCAATGCAGGACTTTACTGATCAGAAAGTTAAAGATGAGGTCCTACCGAAGGATGAGAAACAAAAAATTAAGGTACAACATTAATTTTTGTGGTTAATAAGCTAAACTTACCATTGTTCACGATAGTTCCTTAACCTTCCCAATTTTACAGGAATTTTTAAAGGAGAAGGATagagaaaggaagagagaacTGAAGCAGGTCCACAAACACCCGAAATATATTTACTATATTTACAAGAGATCTACTTACATTAGTATTCTCTGTTTCATGAAACTTCTGCAGGCTAAAGAAGCCAGGAATAAAGCTATTGATGATATGGATCCTAAAGAGAAAGAGGCATTTGAAAATATCGAATTTTACAAATTTTATCCTATGAAAACCCCGGACACACCAGATGTTGATAGTGTAAAGGTATGAAGTGGTGTTCTGTCTTCAGTAGTTAAAACATCTGAACCTGCTTTGGACAGGATCTAACTTTGTATCTATTGTTTTCTGCAGTCAAAGTacatcaacagatattaccggCACACACATTATCTGATGTAGGCATTCGTGATGTCACATGTTTGGTGAGTTTCGTGGATTGAGCTATCCAAATTGAAGAGTTTGTTCTAGAAAATTTTGAAACCCGGAGAAGATCAGCTTGGCAACATCTTCTAATGTGGTTTCTTATGGGCCCATCAAACAGCATGTTGCACCTCCTGTCTGTTGTGCACTTCAGCTAGAGTTAAACTTACCGAGTAACCCCCTCCTTAGGCAGGGGCGGAATCAGGATGAACacctcggggggggggggggctaaaTAATAGAGATTAAGGGCTAGAGCTAGAGATTAACGGTGATTTGAGGCTTTATCTACAGTATTTTACAGGTAAAATCAGGCTCTCGGGGGGCTGCAACCCCCTAGCCCCCCTGGATCCACCCCTGTCCTTAGGCATCTTCCTTTGTTGCGGGCGTATAACATCTTGAGGATATATTTATTGTGTAACAATCAGAGGGTTAAGGTAGTTGTTGGAAGAGTAAACAAGCAGTTCATGAACAATTTGTTCCCTTTTTCATTTAGTAAAGTTTAGGCAGGGAATTCCTGGATTTTTCTGATACCTTTGCACAACAGTTTGTGCCCGTGGTACTGTATTACTTTTACTCTGGGTTGTGCAGCCAAGTACCACTTATACTACATGCAAGGTATGTTCACCTTGATGCTACATGCACAACAGTTTGTGCCCAGGCTCGCACAACCTAGAGTTAAGGATCACCATAAGAAGAGGCATCGCAAATCCGTAACAGTTAATTAATGACCAGGCTTAGAAAATTCGTAAACGAGTTAAACAGTCGCAGCTGTGGATCATCCTCACTACGTTTCCTTCCCCCAATCCTCCTCCCATCCAATTCTTGTCTTCCCAGCTCCACCAAGGAAGAAGGCGCGGCAGCTCAAGCGCAGCCTTCCTTTGTCCGGTCCAATGGATGTAATGGGCTTGGCCCAAGTCGAGAACAGCAATGAAGGCCCGCCACACTACCGTGTCCGGTGAAATCTGATGGCCGCCTGCAGCACTCCCTTCTTCCATCCCCTCTGCTGCGCTTccggcggcgtccaatgcacGGCCGTCATCGGGAATCGAGACGCAGGGCCCACATTCTAACCGCCGAGTAACTAACTCGGACGCCACCCGGCCACCCCCTTCGACCTCCTACAAATATCCGCGGCGCCGATGCCCAAGGCTTTCAATCGCGCACCGCACGACACAATCCAAAAGCGACGCTAGCGAGCGAGCAAGAAGGCCAGAGCGTGAAGAGAGagcgagaggagaggaggcaagaagcaagAAGAGGGGGGCAGGGGAGCGAAGCTGCCATGGCCACCGACGACCTCAGCCTCGGGAAGGCCTTCGCCGTCCTGCTCGGCGTCTCCTCCCCCGTGATCATCTTCGCGGGCTACCAGGCCTACCGCACCGGCCGCCTGGCGAGGGgttggcggcggctgcgcgtcTGGGCGCTCGGCGGCGCCACGACCCTGGAGGAGGCGCTGGGCTACACCTGCGCCCTGTGCGGCGGGAGCTTGGACGCCCGCGAGGAGGTCCGCACGCTCTCCTGCGACCACGTCTTCCACCGCTGCGGGAGCGAGAAGTGCAAGAACGCCATCGACGACTGGCTCCTTGAGAACCGCATGGCGTGCCCGGCCTGCCGCAAGGTCGCTCTCCCCGTCTTGCCGTGGAAGGAGCCGCCGACATCGGCGCCGACGTCGTCGGAT
This window encodes:
- the LOC101769247 gene encoding E3 ubiquitin-protein ligase RNF128; protein product: MATDDLSLGKAFAVLLGVSSPVIIFAGYQAYRTGRLARGWRRLRVWALGGATTLEEALGYTCALCGGSLDAREEVRTLSCDHVFHRCGSEKCKNAIDDWLLENRMACPACRKVALPVLPWKEPPTSAPTSSDLEDPLVRQAPSPSASSSGSQEPPLPLSTMASGEETPLSSPVSEE
- the LOC101781106 gene encoding protein HEAT INTOLERANT 4; this translates as MDEYEDFTDQKVKDEVLPKDEKQKIKEFLKEKDRERKRELKQAKEARNKAIDDMDPKEKEAFENIEFYKFYPMKTPDTPDVDSVKSKYINRYYRHTHYLM